The Saccopteryx leptura isolate mSacLep1 chromosome 2, mSacLep1_pri_phased_curated, whole genome shotgun sequence genome has a window encoding:
- the MAMDC4 gene encoding apical endosomal glycoprotein isoform X2, which translates to MFTLISRGGANHPGPQVQREAEAPTPVRAESACGAKDLRAEQSPHQTPRMHTAPHRASCGSTMPLPSHLLPALVLVLGSPGWAWIPNHCRTPRDNICNFVCDCRDCSDEAQCGYNGASPTQGTPSTCDFEQDSCGWQDISTSSGYRWLRDRAGAALEGPGPRSDHTLGTDLGWYMAVGTHRGKEASIATLRSPVLQEAAPTCELRLWYHVASGGVAELRLELTHGTETLALWQRSGPWGPGWQELVVVPGRIRGDFRVTFSATRNATHRGAVALDDVTFWGCGLPTPQASCPLGHHHCRNKACVEPHQMCDGEDNCGDSSDEDTPTCSHHLSTNFEMGLGLWNHSEGWTWSRSASVSEHPAWPRRDHSRNSAQGYFLASVAEPSSPAFLYSPELQASGPHNCSLIFYHYLHGSEAGRLQLYLQVDIPSAPQDAFLLRSRRGDLGAAWVRDRVDIHSDHPFRILLAGQTGPGGVVGLDDLILSDHCKPVLELSSWSPGRWAPVPRHQLTALWPQGLCEPGQLSCGDLCVPQEQLCDFQQQCDGGEDEQACGTTDFETPTAGGWEDISVGRLQWARRRANESEGPGTDAGGAAAGHFLSLQRAWGQRTAQARVLTPTLGPSGPHCELHVAYYFQSHPQGLLALVVAEGSARELVWEAPSSSSTWKVDTVLLGERPRPFRLEFVSLVDLDGPGQQGAGVDNVILKDCSPTVATKKDTEVSCNFERDMCGWHTGHLTDAHWRRMGSRGPGFDHTTGKGYFMLLDPTDPPARGPGAHLLTQPQTPAAPQECLSFWYHLHGPQIGTLRLVLRRDGKVDTLLWSRSGTHGNCWHEAWATLHHQTDPDTQYQLLFEGLRDAYHGTMALDDVALRPGPCWASKRCSFEDSACGFSSEGPWTRQANATGHAARGPRTDHTTETAQGHYMIVDTSPQALPRGHVASLTSEEHRPLTQPACLTFWYHLSLRNPGTLQVHLEGAERRQVLSISSHGGLAWRLGSVDVQAQQAWRVVFEAVAAGVECSYVALDDLLVQDGPCPQPASCDFETGLCGWSHLPRPSLGGYSWDWSSGTTPSRYPQPTVDHTLGTDAGHFALFETGVLGPGGQAAWLRSQPLPATQASCLRFWYHMGFPEHFYKGKLRVLLSSAQGQLAVWGAGGRLRHLWLEGQVEVTSAEEFQIVFEATLGGQPVLGPIALDDIEYLAGQRCQLSKPSQGDTAAATVVPATVGGALLLLVLLVLLGLMGRHWLWKGGCPFWDKTTAVAPGFDNVLFNADQVTLPASVTNNP; encoded by the exons ATGTTCACGCTCATCAGCCGGGGTGGAGCCAACCACCCTGGGCCGCAGGTACAAAGAGAGGCCGAGGCCCCCACTCCAGTTAGAGCAGAGTCAGCCTGTGGGGCCAAGGACCTGAGAGCTGAGCAAAGTCCCCaccagactccccgcatgcacaCAGCCCCTCATCGCGCTTCCTGTGGCTCGACCATGCCTCTGCCCAGCCACCTCCTGCCTGCCCTGGTTCTGGTCCTGG GGTCCCCAGGCTGGGCTTGGATCCCCAACCACTGCAGGACCCCCCGTGACAACATATGCAACTTTGTGTGTGACTGCAGGGACTGCTCCGATGAGGCCCAGTGCG GTTACAACGGGGCCTCACCCACCCAGGGCACCCCCTCTACCTGCGACTTCGAGCAGGACTCCTGTGGCTGGCAAGACATCAGCACCTCCTCAGGCTACCGCTGGCTCCGGGACCGGGCAGGGGCTGCGCTGGAGGGTCCTGGGCCTCGCTCAGACCACACTCTGGGCACTGACCTGG GCTGGTACATGGCTGTTGGCACCCATCGTGGGAAAGAGGCGTCCATCGCAACCCTGCGCTCCCCTGTTCTACAAGAGGCAGCCCCTACCTGTGAGCTGAGGCTCTGGTACCATGTAGCCTCTGGAG GTGTGGCAGAGCTGCGGTTGGAGCTGACCCATGGCACAGAAACACTGGCCCTGTGGCAGAGATCAGGGCCCTGGGGCCCAGGCTGGCAGGAGCTGGTGGTGGTTCCCGGCCGCATTCGGGGTGACTTCCGG GTGACCTTCTCTGCCACCCGAAATGCCACCCACAGGGGTGCCGTGGCCTTGGATGATGTGACCTTCTGGGGCTGTGGGCTGCCCA CCCCCCAGGCAAGTTGCCCCCTGGGGCATCACCATTGCCGGAACAAGGCCTGCGTGGAGCCCCACCAGATGTGTGACGGGGAAGACAACTGTGGGGACAGTTCGGATGAAGACACCCCCACGTGCA GCCACCACCTCTCCACCAACTTCGAGATGGGCCTGGGACTGTGGAACCACTCGGAGGGCTGGACCTGGAGCCGCAGTGCCAGTGTCTCCGAGCACCCTGCCTGGCCACGCCGAGACCACAGCCGGAACAGCGCACAGG GCTATTTCCTGGCCTCCGTGGCTGAGCCCAGCAGCCCTGCCTTCCTCTACAGCCCTGAGCTCCAAGCCTCGGGTCCCCACAACTGCTCG CTCATCTTCTATCACTACCTGCACGGGTCCGAGGCCGGCCGCCTCCAGCTCTACCTGCAGGTGGACATCCCCAGTGCCCCCCAGGACGCCTTCCTGCTGCGCAGCCGCCGCGGGGACCTGGGGGCCGCCTGGGTCCGGGACCGGGTTGACATCCACAGCGATCACCCCTTTCGG ATCCTCCTGGCCGGGCAGACGGGTCCCGGGGGTGTTGTGGGCCTAGATGACCTCATCCTGTCTGACCACTGCAAACCAGTCCTGG AGCTATCCAGCTGGTCCCCTGGGCGCTGGGCCCCAGTTCCCAGGCACCAGCTGACTGCCCTGTGGCCCCAGGGTCTCTGTGAGCCAGGACAGCTCTCCTGTGGGGACCTATGTGTCCCCCAGGAGCAGCTGTGTGACTTCCAGCAGCAGTGTGACGGGGGCGAGGATGAGCAGGCGTGCG GTACCACGGACTTCGAGACGCCCACAGCAGGGGGCTGGGAGGACATCAGTGTGGGGCGGCTGCAGTGGGCGCGTCGCCGGGCCAATGAGAGCGAGGGTCCTGGGACGGATGCTGGCGGGGCCGCTGCTG GGCACTTCCTGTCCCTGCAGAGGGCCTGGGGGCAGCGGACTGCGCAGGCCCGGGTCCTCACGCCCACCCTGGGCCCCTCAGGCCCCCACTGTGAGCTCCACGTGGCTTACTATTTTCAGAGTCACCCCCAAG GGCTCCTGGCGCTGGTGGTGGCGGAGGGCAGTGCCCGGGAGCTGGTGTGGGAGGCCCcgagcagcagcagcacctggaAGGTGGACACGGTCCTTCTGGGGGAACGACCCCGGCCTTTCCGG CTGGAGTTTGTCAGCCTGGTGGACTTGGATGGCCCTGGTcagcagggtgctggggtggaCAACGTGATCCTGAAGGACTGCAGCCCCACAGTGGCCACCAAGAAAGACACAG AGGTCTCCTGTAACTTCGAGCGTGACATGTGCGGCTGGCACACGGGCCACCTTACAGACGCCCACTGGCGCCGGATGGGGAGCCGTGGCCCTGGGTTTGACCACACCACGGGCAAAG GCTACTTCATGCTCCTAGACCCCACGGACCCTCCAGCCCGGGGCCCCGGCGCCCACCTGCTCACCCAGCCCCAGACACCAGCAGCCCCTCAGGAGTGTCTCTCTTTCTGGTACCACCTCCATGGGCCCCAGATTG GGACACTGCGCCTGGTGCTGCGACGGGACGGGAAGGTCGACACACTCCTGTGGTCACGGTCAGGCACCCACGGCAACTGCTGGCACGAGGCCTGGGCCACTCTCCACCACCAGACAGACCCGGACACCCAGTACCAA CTGTTGTTCGAGGGCCTTCGGGACGCGTATCACGGCACCATGGCACTGGACGACGTGGCCCTGCGGCCGGGGCCCTGCTGGGCCTCCAAGCGCTGCTCCTTTGAGGATTCAGCCTGCGGCTTCTCCAGTGAAGGGCCCTGGACTCGCCAGGCCAATGCCACAGGCCATGCTGCCCGGGGTCCCCGCACTGACCACACTACAGAGACAGCTCAGG GGCACTACATGATAGTGGACACAagcccccaggccctgccccgtGGCCACGTGGCCTCCCTGACCTCAGAGGAGCACAGGCCCCTAACCCAACCTGCCTGCTTGACCTTTTGGTACCACCTGAGCCTCCGCAACCCAG GCACCCTGCAGGTCCAcctggagggggcagagagacgaCAGGTGCTCAGCATCAGCAGCCATGGAGGGCTGGCTTGGCGCCTGGGCAGTGTGGATGTCCAGGCCCAGCAGGCCTGGAGG gtggtgtTTGAGGCCGTGGCCGCTGGCGTGGAGTGCTCCTATGTTGCCCTGGACGACCTGCTCGTCCAGGACGGGCCCTGCCCGCAGCCAG CCTCCTGTGACTTTGAGACCGGCCTCTGTGGCTGGAGCCACCTGCCCCGGCCCAGCCTGGGTGGGTACAGCTGGGACTGGAGCAGTGGAACCACACCGTCCCGATACCCCCAGCCCACTGTGGACCACACCCTGGGCACTGACGCAG GCCACTTTGCTCTCTTTGAAACCGGCGTGCTGGGTCCAGGGGGCCAGGCGGCCTGGCTGCGCAGCCAGCCTCTGCCTGCCACCCAGGCCTCCTGCCTCCGCTTCTGGTACCACATGGGCTTTCCTGAGCACTTCT ACAAGGGTAAACTGAGGGTCCTACTGagtagtgcccagggccagctggcCGTGTGGGGCGCGGGCGGGCGTCTACGGCACCTGTGGCTGGAAGGCCAGGTGGAGGTGACCAGCGCTGAAGAGTTTCAG ATTGTGTTTGAAGCCACTCTGGGCGGCCAGCCAGTCCTTGGACCCATTGCCCTGGACGACATTGAGTATCTGGCCGGGCAGCGTTGCCAGCTGTCTAAACCCAGCCAGG GGGACACAGCAGCAGCCACGGTGGTGCCGGCCACGGTTGGTGGTGCCCTTCTCCTCCTTGTCCTCCTGGTACTGCTTGGACTCATGGGGCgacactggctgtggaaggggggcTGCCCTTTCTGGGACAAGACAACAGCTGTGGCCCCCGGCTTTGACAACGTTCTCTTCAACGCG GATCAAGTCACCCTGCCAGCATCAGTCACCAACAACCCGTAG
- the PHPT1 gene encoding 14 kDa phosphohistidine phosphatase isoform X1, with protein MPPRDWSQLPRARLLHCRRSRGRRCGEGCVRATGAGVIRKTWRQRTSPRFPMWISTPTASSTDIYDKVSGEMQKKGYDCECLGGGRISHQSQDKKIHVYGYSMGYGRAQHSVSTEKIRARYPDYEVTWADDGY; from the exons ATGCCCCCACGGGATTGGTCGCAGCTTCCCAGAGCCCGCCTCCTGCACTGTAGACGCAGCCGCGGGCGGCGCTGTGGGGAGGGCTGCGTGCGGGCCACAGGGGCAGGCGTGATTCGGAAAACATGGCGGCAGCGGACCTCGCCCAGATTCCCGATGTGGATATCGACCCCGACGGCGTCTTCAA CCGACATCTACGATAAGGTATCCGGCGAGATGCAGAAGAAAGGCTATGACTGTGAGTGCCTGGGAGGCGGGCGCATCTCCCACCAGAGCCAGGACAAGAAGATCCACGTGTACGGCTACTCCATG GGATATGGTCGCGCCCAGCACTCCGTCTCCACAGAGAAGATCAGAGCCAGGTACCCGGATTACGAGGTCACCTGGGCTGATGATGGCTACTGA
- the PHPT1 gene encoding 14 kDa phosphohistidine phosphatase isoform X2, with protein sequence MAAADLAQIPDVDIDPDGVFKYVLIRVHVVPPSGAPAGESKDIVRGYKWAEYHADIYDKVSGEMQKKGYDCECLGGGRISHQSQDKKIHVYGYSMGYGRAQHSVSTEKIRARYPDYEVTWADDGY encoded by the exons ATGGCGGCAGCGGACCTCGCCCAGATTCCCGATGTGGATATCGACCCCGACGGCGTCTTCAAGTACGTGCTGATTCGAGTCCACGTGGTACCGCCCTCCGGGGCCCCGGCTGGGGAGAGCAAGGACATCGTGCGCGGCTACAAATGGGCCGAGTACCACG CCGACATCTACGATAAGGTATCCGGCGAGATGCAGAAGAAAGGCTATGACTGTGAGTGCCTGGGAGGCGGGCGCATCTCCCACCAGAGCCAGGACAAGAAGATCCACGTGTACGGCTACTCCATG GGATATGGTCGCGCCCAGCACTCCGTCTCCACAGAGAAGATCAGAGCCAGGTACCCGGATTACGAGGTCACCTGGGCTGATGATGGCTACTGA
- the EDF1 gene encoding endothelial differentiation-related factor 1 isoform X1: MAESDWDTVTVLRKKGPTAAQAKSKQAILAAQRRGEDVETSKKWAAGQNKQHSITKNTAKLDRETEELHHDRVTLEVGKVIQQGRQSKGLTQKDLATKINEKPQVIADYESGRAIPNNQVLGKIERAIGLKLRGKDIGKPIEKGPRAK; this comes from the exons ATGGCCGAGAGCGACTGGGATACGGTGACGGTGCTGCGCAAGAAGGGCCCCACGGCCGCGCAGGCCAAGTCCAAGCAG GCCATTTTAGCGGCTCAGAGACGAGGGGAAGATGTGGAGACTTCCAAAAAAT GGGCTGCTGGCCAGAACAAACAGCATTCAATCACCAAGAACACGGCCAAGCTGGACCGGGAGACCGAGGAGCTGCACCACGACCGGGTGACCCTGGAGGTGGGCAAGGTGATCCAGCAGGGCCGGCAAAGCAAGGGACTGACGCAGAAGGACCTGGCGACC aaaattaatgaaaagccACAGGTCATTGCGGACTATGAGAGCGGACGGGCCATTCCTAATAACCAGGTTCTGGGCAAAATTGAGAGAGCCATCG GCCTCAAGCTTCGGGGGAAGGACATTGGGAAGCCAATTGAGAAGGGGCCAAGGGCAAAATGA
- the MAMDC4 gene encoding apical endosomal glycoprotein isoform X1 has product MFTLISRGGANHPGPQVQREAEAPTPVRAESACGAKDLRAEQSPHQTPRMHTAPHRASCGSTMPLPSHLLPALVLVLAGSPGWAWIPNHCRTPRDNICNFVCDCRDCSDEAQCGYNGASPTQGTPSTCDFEQDSCGWQDISTSSGYRWLRDRAGAALEGPGPRSDHTLGTDLGWYMAVGTHRGKEASIATLRSPVLQEAAPTCELRLWYHVASGGVAELRLELTHGTETLALWQRSGPWGPGWQELVVVPGRIRGDFRVTFSATRNATHRGAVALDDVTFWGCGLPTPQASCPLGHHHCRNKACVEPHQMCDGEDNCGDSSDEDTPTCSHHLSTNFEMGLGLWNHSEGWTWSRSASVSEHPAWPRRDHSRNSAQGYFLASVAEPSSPAFLYSPELQASGPHNCSLIFYHYLHGSEAGRLQLYLQVDIPSAPQDAFLLRSRRGDLGAAWVRDRVDIHSDHPFRILLAGQTGPGGVVGLDDLILSDHCKPVLELSSWSPGRWAPVPRHQLTALWPQGLCEPGQLSCGDLCVPQEQLCDFQQQCDGGEDEQACGTTDFETPTAGGWEDISVGRLQWARRRANESEGPGTDAGGAAAGHFLSLQRAWGQRTAQARVLTPTLGPSGPHCELHVAYYFQSHPQGLLALVVAEGSARELVWEAPSSSSTWKVDTVLLGERPRPFRLEFVSLVDLDGPGQQGAGVDNVILKDCSPTVATKKDTEVSCNFERDMCGWHTGHLTDAHWRRMGSRGPGFDHTTGKGYFMLLDPTDPPARGPGAHLLTQPQTPAAPQECLSFWYHLHGPQIGTLRLVLRRDGKVDTLLWSRSGTHGNCWHEAWATLHHQTDPDTQYQLLFEGLRDAYHGTMALDDVALRPGPCWASKRCSFEDSACGFSSEGPWTRQANATGHAARGPRTDHTTETAQGHYMIVDTSPQALPRGHVASLTSEEHRPLTQPACLTFWYHLSLRNPGTLQVHLEGAERRQVLSISSHGGLAWRLGSVDVQAQQAWRVVFEAVAAGVECSYVALDDLLVQDGPCPQPASCDFETGLCGWSHLPRPSLGGYSWDWSSGTTPSRYPQPTVDHTLGTDAGHFALFETGVLGPGGQAAWLRSQPLPATQASCLRFWYHMGFPEHFYKGKLRVLLSSAQGQLAVWGAGGRLRHLWLEGQVEVTSAEEFQIVFEATLGGQPVLGPIALDDIEYLAGQRCQLSKPSQGDTAAATVVPATVGGALLLLVLLVLLGLMGRHWLWKGGCPFWDKTTAVAPGFDNVLFNADQVTLPASVTNNP; this is encoded by the exons ATGTTCACGCTCATCAGCCGGGGTGGAGCCAACCACCCTGGGCCGCAGGTACAAAGAGAGGCCGAGGCCCCCACTCCAGTTAGAGCAGAGTCAGCCTGTGGGGCCAAGGACCTGAGAGCTGAGCAAAGTCCCCaccagactccccgcatgcacaCAGCCCCTCATCGCGCTTCCTGTGGCTCGACCATGCCTCTGCCCAGCCACCTCCTGCCTGCCCTGGTTCTGGTCCTGG CAGGGTCCCCAGGCTGGGCTTGGATCCCCAACCACTGCAGGACCCCCCGTGACAACATATGCAACTTTGTGTGTGACTGCAGGGACTGCTCCGATGAGGCCCAGTGCG GTTACAACGGGGCCTCACCCACCCAGGGCACCCCCTCTACCTGCGACTTCGAGCAGGACTCCTGTGGCTGGCAAGACATCAGCACCTCCTCAGGCTACCGCTGGCTCCGGGACCGGGCAGGGGCTGCGCTGGAGGGTCCTGGGCCTCGCTCAGACCACACTCTGGGCACTGACCTGG GCTGGTACATGGCTGTTGGCACCCATCGTGGGAAAGAGGCGTCCATCGCAACCCTGCGCTCCCCTGTTCTACAAGAGGCAGCCCCTACCTGTGAGCTGAGGCTCTGGTACCATGTAGCCTCTGGAG GTGTGGCAGAGCTGCGGTTGGAGCTGACCCATGGCACAGAAACACTGGCCCTGTGGCAGAGATCAGGGCCCTGGGGCCCAGGCTGGCAGGAGCTGGTGGTGGTTCCCGGCCGCATTCGGGGTGACTTCCGG GTGACCTTCTCTGCCACCCGAAATGCCACCCACAGGGGTGCCGTGGCCTTGGATGATGTGACCTTCTGGGGCTGTGGGCTGCCCA CCCCCCAGGCAAGTTGCCCCCTGGGGCATCACCATTGCCGGAACAAGGCCTGCGTGGAGCCCCACCAGATGTGTGACGGGGAAGACAACTGTGGGGACAGTTCGGATGAAGACACCCCCACGTGCA GCCACCACCTCTCCACCAACTTCGAGATGGGCCTGGGACTGTGGAACCACTCGGAGGGCTGGACCTGGAGCCGCAGTGCCAGTGTCTCCGAGCACCCTGCCTGGCCACGCCGAGACCACAGCCGGAACAGCGCACAGG GCTATTTCCTGGCCTCCGTGGCTGAGCCCAGCAGCCCTGCCTTCCTCTACAGCCCTGAGCTCCAAGCCTCGGGTCCCCACAACTGCTCG CTCATCTTCTATCACTACCTGCACGGGTCCGAGGCCGGCCGCCTCCAGCTCTACCTGCAGGTGGACATCCCCAGTGCCCCCCAGGACGCCTTCCTGCTGCGCAGCCGCCGCGGGGACCTGGGGGCCGCCTGGGTCCGGGACCGGGTTGACATCCACAGCGATCACCCCTTTCGG ATCCTCCTGGCCGGGCAGACGGGTCCCGGGGGTGTTGTGGGCCTAGATGACCTCATCCTGTCTGACCACTGCAAACCAGTCCTGG AGCTATCCAGCTGGTCCCCTGGGCGCTGGGCCCCAGTTCCCAGGCACCAGCTGACTGCCCTGTGGCCCCAGGGTCTCTGTGAGCCAGGACAGCTCTCCTGTGGGGACCTATGTGTCCCCCAGGAGCAGCTGTGTGACTTCCAGCAGCAGTGTGACGGGGGCGAGGATGAGCAGGCGTGCG GTACCACGGACTTCGAGACGCCCACAGCAGGGGGCTGGGAGGACATCAGTGTGGGGCGGCTGCAGTGGGCGCGTCGCCGGGCCAATGAGAGCGAGGGTCCTGGGACGGATGCTGGCGGGGCCGCTGCTG GGCACTTCCTGTCCCTGCAGAGGGCCTGGGGGCAGCGGACTGCGCAGGCCCGGGTCCTCACGCCCACCCTGGGCCCCTCAGGCCCCCACTGTGAGCTCCACGTGGCTTACTATTTTCAGAGTCACCCCCAAG GGCTCCTGGCGCTGGTGGTGGCGGAGGGCAGTGCCCGGGAGCTGGTGTGGGAGGCCCcgagcagcagcagcacctggaAGGTGGACACGGTCCTTCTGGGGGAACGACCCCGGCCTTTCCGG CTGGAGTTTGTCAGCCTGGTGGACTTGGATGGCCCTGGTcagcagggtgctggggtggaCAACGTGATCCTGAAGGACTGCAGCCCCACAGTGGCCACCAAGAAAGACACAG AGGTCTCCTGTAACTTCGAGCGTGACATGTGCGGCTGGCACACGGGCCACCTTACAGACGCCCACTGGCGCCGGATGGGGAGCCGTGGCCCTGGGTTTGACCACACCACGGGCAAAG GCTACTTCATGCTCCTAGACCCCACGGACCCTCCAGCCCGGGGCCCCGGCGCCCACCTGCTCACCCAGCCCCAGACACCAGCAGCCCCTCAGGAGTGTCTCTCTTTCTGGTACCACCTCCATGGGCCCCAGATTG GGACACTGCGCCTGGTGCTGCGACGGGACGGGAAGGTCGACACACTCCTGTGGTCACGGTCAGGCACCCACGGCAACTGCTGGCACGAGGCCTGGGCCACTCTCCACCACCAGACAGACCCGGACACCCAGTACCAA CTGTTGTTCGAGGGCCTTCGGGACGCGTATCACGGCACCATGGCACTGGACGACGTGGCCCTGCGGCCGGGGCCCTGCTGGGCCTCCAAGCGCTGCTCCTTTGAGGATTCAGCCTGCGGCTTCTCCAGTGAAGGGCCCTGGACTCGCCAGGCCAATGCCACAGGCCATGCTGCCCGGGGTCCCCGCACTGACCACACTACAGAGACAGCTCAGG GGCACTACATGATAGTGGACACAagcccccaggccctgccccgtGGCCACGTGGCCTCCCTGACCTCAGAGGAGCACAGGCCCCTAACCCAACCTGCCTGCTTGACCTTTTGGTACCACCTGAGCCTCCGCAACCCAG GCACCCTGCAGGTCCAcctggagggggcagagagacgaCAGGTGCTCAGCATCAGCAGCCATGGAGGGCTGGCTTGGCGCCTGGGCAGTGTGGATGTCCAGGCCCAGCAGGCCTGGAGG gtggtgtTTGAGGCCGTGGCCGCTGGCGTGGAGTGCTCCTATGTTGCCCTGGACGACCTGCTCGTCCAGGACGGGCCCTGCCCGCAGCCAG CCTCCTGTGACTTTGAGACCGGCCTCTGTGGCTGGAGCCACCTGCCCCGGCCCAGCCTGGGTGGGTACAGCTGGGACTGGAGCAGTGGAACCACACCGTCCCGATACCCCCAGCCCACTGTGGACCACACCCTGGGCACTGACGCAG GCCACTTTGCTCTCTTTGAAACCGGCGTGCTGGGTCCAGGGGGCCAGGCGGCCTGGCTGCGCAGCCAGCCTCTGCCTGCCACCCAGGCCTCCTGCCTCCGCTTCTGGTACCACATGGGCTTTCCTGAGCACTTCT ACAAGGGTAAACTGAGGGTCCTACTGagtagtgcccagggccagctggcCGTGTGGGGCGCGGGCGGGCGTCTACGGCACCTGTGGCTGGAAGGCCAGGTGGAGGTGACCAGCGCTGAAGAGTTTCAG ATTGTGTTTGAAGCCACTCTGGGCGGCCAGCCAGTCCTTGGACCCATTGCCCTGGACGACATTGAGTATCTGGCCGGGCAGCGTTGCCAGCTGTCTAAACCCAGCCAGG GGGACACAGCAGCAGCCACGGTGGTGCCGGCCACGGTTGGTGGTGCCCTTCTCCTCCTTGTCCTCCTGGTACTGCTTGGACTCATGGGGCgacactggctgtggaaggggggcTGCCCTTTCTGGGACAAGACAACAGCTGTGGCCCCCGGCTTTGACAACGTTCTCTTCAACGCG GATCAAGTCACCCTGCCAGCATCAGTCACCAACAACCCGTAG
- the EDF1 gene encoding endothelial differentiation-related factor 1 isoform X2 produces MAESDWDTVTVLRKKGPTAAQAKSKQAILAAQRRGEDVETSKKWAAGQNKQHSITKNTAKLDRETEELHHDRVTLEVGKKINEKPQVIADYESGRAIPNNQVLGKIERAIGLKLRGKDIGKPIEKGPRAK; encoded by the exons ATGGCCGAGAGCGACTGGGATACGGTGACGGTGCTGCGCAAGAAGGGCCCCACGGCCGCGCAGGCCAAGTCCAAGCAG GCCATTTTAGCGGCTCAGAGACGAGGGGAAGATGTGGAGACTTCCAAAAAAT GGGCTGCTGGCCAGAACAAACAGCATTCAATCACCAAGAACACGGCCAAGCTGGACCGGGAGACCGAGGAGCTGCACCACGACCGGGTGACCCTGGAGGTGGGCAAG aaaattaatgaaaagccACAGGTCATTGCGGACTATGAGAGCGGACGGGCCATTCCTAATAACCAGGTTCTGGGCAAAATTGAGAGAGCCATCG GCCTCAAGCTTCGGGGGAAGGACATTGGGAAGCCAATTGAGAAGGGGCCAAGGGCAAAATGA